In the genome of Candidatus Sysuiplasma jiujiangense, the window CAACAGACATAGTCACGAAATCATTCGCGAACAGCAGAAGTATGACATCGGATGGCGTTGTAACCAGGAATCCCACTATGAAGAAAGAAACTGTGAGAAATATTGCAACCTGAAGCGTTTTTATTATCTTGTTGAGGGTATAGGTCAGCATCCTCTGGTAAATTCTTCGGCCGGATCTGACTGCTTCCACAATGTCCTCCAGTCCCTCATGTGTGAGAACTATGCTTGCGGACGCTTTTGCGACATCAGTAGCATTTGCCACCGCAATGCCGACTTCCGCTTTCTTCAGTGCGGGTGCATCGTTTACACCGTCGCCCGTCATTCCGGTCACATGCCCGGCAGACTGCAGTGCGGTTACTATGTCGTATTTGTCTTCGGGATAAACCTCGGCGAACGAATCGCATTCGATTATCCTTCCAGCGCTGTTTCTGACTTCGGACCCCTTACAGACCTTTTTGCCTATTCCTGTTTCATCCACCACCAGTTCAGCTATCGCTTCGTTGTCGCCTGTAATCATAATCGGTTTTATGGCGAGCGCTTTGATGTCAGATATGAATCTTCTGGAATCCGCGCGGGGCGGATCGTAGAGCGGTATCAGGCCAATAATTTCCATTTTACCGTTGCGCCCAGCTGCAACCGCGATCGTCCTGAATCCCTTCTTCGAGAATCCGTATGTTTCCTCAGCTATCTCGTCCGCACGCCCGGCTATTGATGATATAACCTGCGGGGCTCCTTTGACTATTCTGAGTTCACTGCTATCCTCAAGGACAAATGCCTCAGTCCTCTTAGTGGAAGGATCGAACGGAACGAACAGTCTTCTCTTTGAATAATCCACATTCAGCTTCATCCGGCGGGCGTAATCCAGTATTGCGTTGTCTATCGGATCCTGGCTTGCTGCGTCTGAGGCGAGAGAGGCATATCTCATAAGCAGTGCAATATCGCAGTTGAACGGTTTCGGATCCTTCACGGTGAGTTCATTAACCGTGATTGTTCCGGTTTTGTCAAGGCAGAGGGTATCCATGGAAGCGGCATCTTCGACGGCTGTCAACCTTGAGACAAGCACCCCCTTTGAAGAGAGTTCCAGCGCTCCGACAGCCATTGCTATGGTGAAGGTAACAGGCAAAGCAACCGGAACGGAAGCTATCAGTACGACGAGCGAAAAAGGCAGTATATCCGTCAGGCTTACATTGAGCAGTATTGAGTAGGCAGTCAGAGCTATGACGAGTATTATGTCCAGAGCGATTAGGTATTTCACTATGCCGAGTATAAGCTGTTCCAGGTGCGATTCAGTGGAAGCGGACTGGACAAGCTCAGTGGTTTTGCCGAAATAGGTATTTTTTCCTGTTGTAATTACCAGGCCGTTCAGTTCCCCCCTCTTCACGGTTGAACCGGAAAATATAACGTCCCCGGCTCCCTTCTCAACAGGCATGGATTCGCCTGTGAGCATCGACTGATCAACGAGTACCTGTCCTTCAATTATCTTTATGTCTGAGGGGACTATATCGCCAAGCCTGACTCTGACTACGTCGCCGGGCACTATGTTTTTGGCAGGCACAATCTTCCATTCCCCATCACGCTTCACTCTGGCATTTATGCTGAGTTTCTTCTTCAGCAGTTCAACCGCATTTTCGGCGTTATGTTCCTGGACATAGCTCACCACGCTGTTGAAAAACAGCAGGAATGTTATTATATATAAACTTAAATATTTATGTAAAATGAAAGTCAGGAGTGCGGTTATCTCAAGCATCCATGGAACGGGAGCCCAGAATTTTTTGAGAAATTTGAACAGGCTGTTCTCCCTTTCTTCCCTTACTTCATTAAGTCCATAATCCGCCACTCTGTGTGCGGCTTCATTCTCAGTCAGCCCTCCGGAACCTGAATGAAGCGCTGCAAAGGCGTTATCAAGGCTGATATGCTGAAAATCAGTCCTGTTCCTTCCCGCTTCTGTTCCGGCTCCCAACTCAGCAACCCTCCGGTTCCCTGATGTCTACCAGTCATTTAACCTGTTGGCGAAGGAAATTGTCCTGCCGCTGGTGTATTACGGCACTTTATTCTTCGGGGCTTACCGTACTATGAGAACGGAGGTGGGAGAATCGGCAGCCACCCTGGATGACACGGATCCGAGAAATATCCCCTTTTTGTATCCGGGACGTCTGTTGCCCATGACAACCAGATCAGGCTTGATTTCATTTATGATTTCGACAAGCACATGGTGCGGATCGCCTCTCCTGACAATCGCTTCACAGTTGCCGACTCCCAGCTTTTTTGCACGGGTTACCATCCTCTTCAGCTTCGTTTCCACTTCTCTGGCATATTTCTCTTCATTTTCCATGACGACCTCTGTTCCGTATGCGATGTCGCCCATTGCTACGTAAATCGACTTTACAACGGAGACAAAGACAAGTCTGCTGCCTTCTCTCTGTTTTGCGATCGAAACAGCGACTTCGCACGCCTTCTCTGACTTTTCAGACAGATCTGTGGCGCACACTATAGTTCTGATTTCAACAGGATCCTTTTTCAACCCGAGCACCGGCTGTAACGTGGATTCAAGTGTCATATAATACTGCTTTCCCTTATATTTCAAGCAGAATTCAACGCAGCCTTTCAATCAAGCTTCTGAACAGCCTCGCGCCGGAAAGTTAGATTTACTTCAATTCCCATTGCAAAACAGGGTTTTCCCATGTCTTACGACTATGATGCGGTTGTTCTCGGAGGCGGAGGGGCCGGATACACGGCGGCATTCGGGCTCTCTGACGCAGGAATGAATGTTCTGATGCTTGACCCGAAAGGCGAGCTGGGAGGAAACTGCCTGTTCGAAGGCTGCATCCCTTCAAAAACTTACTGGCTGGGTGCGAAATCAACGGAAAGCATGCCTTTCTGCCGGACATCCGCTGAAATAGATTTTAAAAAACTTGTTGGCTGGAAAAATGAGATACAGGAAAAGAGATTTGCGCAGCACAGGGCCGAAATTGGCGAGCGCAGCACGCTAGTCTTTATGCCGGAGGAGGGGCGTCTTGTCGACGAGCACACCGTATCTGTTGGTCAGCGCAGGATTACGGGTAAATACGTTGTTGTAGCAACCGGCTCAGAACCTGTTGTCCCCGAAAATTTCAGGGATGGCATAACCACCCACGATCTGCTGAAACCGGATACGCCGCTGGTGGACGTGCCAGAAACGCTGGGTATAATCGGGGGTGGCTACATAGGCATTGAAATGGCGGGAATATTTGCAAAGCTCGGTTCGCAGGTGACAATCTTCTGTAATAGAATTTTACCCCCCGTCTCGCAGGAAATTCAGCTTCTTCTTGAACGCCGGCTGATCGAGCTGGGTGTAAAGCTCGAAAGGCAGAAGGCGAAGGGGGTGAAGTTTTCCGACGGCTCGAAGGCCGTGCTGCTGGACGGCGGAAGCAAAAAATTCAGTGAAGTCCTGGTTGCTGTGGGAAGGAGACCGAACCTGAGGAACATTTCACTGGAATTCCGGCTGAACAGCAGAGGATTCATTGATGTTTCACCAGGCATGCGCACCCAATACGGCAACATATTTGCTCCCGGGGATGTCAACGGAAAACACATGCTGTTTCATGTCGCAGTGCAGGAAGGATGGATCGCGGCCAGAAATATACTCGAAGGCGGCCGCGAAAGGATGCTGATTGATTATTCCAGCGTCCCGTATGCTGTTTACAGCGACCCGCAGGTTGCCTGGACGGGACTCTGGAAGGAGGATGCGACCGGAAAGGGATTCGACGTCGAATGCAGGCGATATGCGCTTGCAGGCGATGCGAGGATGCAGATTGAAAATAGTGAAACTGGATGGATCGATATTGTTGTGATTCCCGGAACAGGAAGGATCATAGGAGCGCAGGCAGTGGGAGCAGATGCAGACCTTGTGATAGGTGAACTTTCCATCATTTTATCTCAGGGTATCTCGATTTATGAACTCTCCCGGATCAGTCAGCCGCATCCGACACAACTTGAGGGAATAATAGACCTTTCAAGGAGATTGAAAACAGATGGCTGATTTTTCAATACAGGCTGTATGGTGACAGAAGCTGCGGCAACTGTGCCGTCGACCGACTGCCGGAGTCAGGCTGCCGGTAGAAACGGGGCCGCATACTGCGACCAGTGCGACATGAGGCATGCTGCACAGGCTTGCCGTTTACGCAGATAATCGGCAAGGTATATATGGAACCATACTTTCGTGAACGGTTGTCAGATGGTGTAGATTCAAATGGCAATCACAGTTGCGGTTCCGAAAGAGACGTCGGCCGGCGAACGAAGGGTTTCCATGGTTCCGGAAGCTGCTGCCAGGCTCTCAAAATCGGGTTTCAGTATTCAGGTAGAGTCGGGTGCCGGCGCAGGTTCATATTATTCGGACAGCGATTATGAAAAGGCCGGAGCCGGAATTGTTAAAGATCGGCGGTCTCTTCTCAGCAGCGCCGATATAGTCCTGGCAGTACAGCCTCCGAAACCGGAAGACATAATGCTGATGAAGCAGGAGGCTATAGCCATAGGCTTCATGAATCCATTCAGGAATGAAAAGGGAATCAGGGCAATGCAGAAGGCAAAAGTTTCCGCATTTGCACTTGAACTTGTGCCCAGGATAACCAGGGCCCAGGGAATGGATGCTCTCTCGTCTCAGGCTACTGTGGGTGGATACAAGGCGGTGCTGATAGCTGCAGACAATATGCCGAAATTTCTTCCAATGCTCACAACTGCGGCAGGAACCATCAGACCTGCAAAAGTGCTTGTTCTGGGTGCCGGAGTTGCAGGTCTGATGGCCATAGCGACAGCAAAGAGACTTGGCGCGATGGTGGAAGCCTATGATGTCAGAAGGGCTGCCGGGGAACAGGTCAGGAGTCTCGGTGCCAAATTCCTTGAGCTGCAGATCAATGCAGAAGGCACCGGCGGTTACGCACGTGAACTGACCCCTGAGGAAAAGAAACAGGAGGAGGCAATGGTCAGGGAGGCGGTCGCGCAGGCGGATGCAATAATAACGACCGCGAACATACCTGGGAAAAAGGCCCCGCGCCTCGTGTCAAAGGAGATGGTGATGAGCATGAAACCCGGTTCAGTCATCGTTGATATGGCTGCCGAGTCGGGAGGCAACTGCGAACTGACAAAGGTTGATGAAACCGTCACTGAAAACGGTGTCACTATTTTCGGTCCGTCCAACCTGCCCGGGCAGATTCCTTTCCATTCGAGCCAGATGTATGCAAAAAACCTTCAGTCCTTTCTCTCACTGCTGGTCACAAAGGAAGGAAATCTTGTTTCTGACTTTTCCGATGAGATACTGGCTGCAAGTCTTCTTGTTTACAAGGGTGAGATCAGGTTTGGCCCTGTGAAGGAACTGCTGGAGGGAAAGAAATGACCTCCGATGTGTATGCGGCGCTGTATATCGTCGTCCTCGCGGCACTTGTCGGCTACGAAGTAATATCCAGGGTTCCGGTGATACTTCACACACCGCTGATGTCCGGATCCAATTTCATACACGGAATTGTCCTGGTAGGTGCGATTATCGCACTCGGGTATGCCCAGACTCCGCTGGAGGATGGAATAGGCTTTGTTGCAGTCATTATGGCTTCACTGAACGTTACAGGCGGTTACGCCGTTACCGAACGTATTCTGCAGATGTTTGAACGGAACAAGACAAAAGGAAACAAGGGGGCATAGAACTGTCCATAAATATATTTGACCCAGTATACATCATTGCAGTCTTTTTCTTTATAGTCGGCCTTCACAGAATGAGCCACCCGCTGACTGCGAGAAGCGGCATAGTCTGGGCCGGATGGGCAATGCTCCTCGCGATCCTGGTGACATTCCTCCTGCCGGGCATGAGGAATATACCGCTGATCGTGATCGGCGTTGCAATCGGCGGCGGCATCGGGTGGGTCGCGGCAAAGAGGGTTGCCATGACGGACATGCCGCAGATGGTTGCAATATACAACGGCATGGGCGGCGGAGCTGCAGGTGCAATAGCGGCGGTTGAGCTGCTCAGGAGCACTTCAGTGGCGTCGTTGGCTGCACTTTCGGTTGCAGGAGGTCTCATCGGAGGAATATCCATTGCAGGCAGCATCATAGCGTTCCTCAAGCTTCAGGGATGGATAAGACAGAGGGCCATAACCTACCCTCTCCAGCAGCCTGGAAACATTGCCGTGCTCCTTATTGCCCTGATTATGGGTGCGCTCGTGGTTGATCCTTCAAGTATACATGGCGCATTCCAGCCGCTCCTCCCATTCTTTGTCTTTTCCCTTGCATTCGGATTCCTGATGGCTCTTCCGATAGGGGGAGCGGACATGCCTGTTGTCATTTCCCTTTTCAACGCACTCACTGGACTTGCAGTGGCGCTTGACGGCTTTGCTCTTACCAATTACGCGATGATTATTGCAGGCACGCTCGTGGGTGCGGCCGGTTCCATGCTCACTCTTGTTATGGCAAAGGCGATGAACCGCTCAATTCCAAACATACTTTTCGGCGCATTCGGCGCAAAGGAGGAAGAGCAGGGTGAAATCAAAGGCTCCATGAAGCCTATTGAAGCGGATGATGTGGCAGTCATGCTGGCGTATGCAAACAGCGTGATAATCGCACCAGGTTACGGCATGGCGGTCGCCCAGGCGCAGCAGAAGGTCAAAGAGCTCATGGATCTTCTCGAAGCCAAAGGGGTAACAGTGAAATTTGCCATACACCCGGTTGCGGGAAGGATGCCCGGGCACATGAATGTCCTTCTCGCTGAGGCCGGCGTTCCCTACGACCATCTGTTTGACAGGGATGAAATCAACCAGGAATTCGGCAACACCGACGTTGTTCTTGTTATAGGTGCAAACGATGTCGTCAATCCTGCTGCAAGGAGACAGGGGAGCCCGCTGTTCGGAATGCCCATACTGGACGTTGACAGGGCAAAGAATGTCATCGTCCTCAAGAGGGGACAGGGGAAGGGATTCTCGGGCGTCGAGAACGAACTCTTCTACGGAGACAATACAAAGCTGCTCTACGGCGACGCTCAGGACAGCGTATCCAGGGTGATTCAGGCACTGAAGAAACTCTGACCTCCACCACTCTGCAGCGGGGGCCATGCGCCGCTTAGGCATCGTTCGGTCGCGCTGCGCCCTGCCGCTCTTGAATCCATTCAACAGATTCGGCGGCACAGGAATTCAGAAGTGCCTCCATGTCCCCCTCCGAGCTGAGCACAGCAGCCCCGGCATGTCCGCCGAAGGTACCTCCGAATCCCTGAGCGACGTTTCTGAATACGGTGATTAGGCTGAAACCCTTACCGATCGCTACCGCAGCCGCTCTGCCCGTTACCCTCACAGAGCCACTGTCTTCAGATGCCACAAACGCAACATCGGCACCTGCAGTCAGCAGCATACCGGCGACAGATGATTCGAAAGCGGAGGCATGGCTGCAGCAAACAGTGAAACCGGACAAACTCCTGAAAACCATCCGCTGCATCCCTTTCAGTATGGCAGTCAGTTCAGACATGTCACGCTGACCATCGACAGACAGCTCTTTCGAATCCATCTCCAGCCCTGCAGTCTCGAGGAGTTCCGCGCATTTTCTGAGTGTTGAGGGTTTTGCCCTCTTCAGTCTACCTGTATCCGCAAGTATTCCCGCGAGCAGGATCCCTGCCGTTTCTCCGTCGATAGCGTGACCGCCGTCCGTAATTATGTCATAGACTATCTCCGAACATGAGGGCGCCGTCGAGTCTGTCAGTGAAATACAGTGTTCCGGCTGCCGGTCAATTTCATGGTGGTCTATCACTATGATGACCCTGTCCCTGAACTGCTCCGGTATCACGGTGATGTCGCTTGTGTCCACGATTATGGCCGCCGTCGCACCTTCAGGAAATTTGGCCAGGAGGCTTGCGGAATGCTTCTTCAGCAGCAGATTCCCTGCCCTGTCCGGCTTTGACGGAGACCAGAGATCGCCTATGCCGAACCTCTTTGACAGCGCACACGCGCTTGCAACGCAGTCAGGATCTGCATGCGGGTGCAGTACAATGACCGGCGAGGCAGATTCAGCCATGAGAAATGAAATTTCGGAGATCCTGCGCCGGTATGCATCAGTTTGATTCATCCTTTTTCTGCCCGAGTTCCCTGCTCAGCTCATCCTGCAGCGACTGGTATCGTTCCCTCAGGTGTTTTTCCTGCCGTTCTACCGTTTTCACTCTTATGTCAAGCGTTTCCTTCTGCTCTGAAAGTTCCCTGATGACGGTTTCCCTGTCCTTCACCCTGATCATCAGGGATCCTATATTCTTGTAAATTGAAGAATCAGCATCCAGTTTGTTCAGCTCCTCAAGGGCCCGCGTAAGCTCCTTCAGCTGCGCCTCCAGCTGGTACCTCTGGCTTGCGATGACCTGGATCTGCTGCTGCATCTGCTGGTACTGGTTTATCTGATTCTGCAACTTGGGACTGATGTCGTTCATTAATATCACCTTCAGTCAGTTCAGGAAGGCCTGATTCTCCTGAAGACACTCAGTGCCACATTAGCCCATCTCATATAAGAATTGAGTGCCGCCCGCAGGGCATGCAGGTCTTCGGCTTCTATTATCAGTCTGTATCCGCCTTCTGCCTCCAGCCATCTCACGGTGCACCTCCTGAGTTCGCCCGACTCCGGACCCATGACGCTGCAGAGGAATTTCCCCTCCTCACTTCCGAGGAACAGGGTAGCAGTATGTCTTGCACTGCTCATTTGGCCGTCAGCTGTTTCTTTACACTGGGCCTGTCCTTGACAAAGATCTTGGAACCGCACCTGTCGCACTGAAGGCCGAAGGTGTTTACGCCGGATCTGATCGGCTCACCGCACTTGATGCACTTGTACATTACTTTCCATCCTCCTTTTCAGCGGCTGCAGCAGCCTCGAGTTCATGCGAAACCACCGTTTTTCTGAACTGGCCGACATACGCTCTGCCCGCATATTTATGACCGCAGTGCCTGCATGCGTAAATCGATGTGCTCACCCTGCCTACGGAATAGGCGCCGCATCTCGGGCAGGCAATTTCCTTTGCCGCATCCTTCTCGATCTCAAGTATCCTGGAGCGTATCCTGACACCGTATCTCGGTCCAAATCTGGCGACCGAACCAACCTTCTTCGCCGAACCTGACAATTTTGACACCTCATAGCTTCTTTCTTATAAGATTCCCGGCAGAGGCGGACATTTTTATCGCGCTTCTCACTTCCTCAATGGTGAAATGCCCTGTCCCGCCCTTCTGCATTGCGCGTATGTCTCCGTTTTCATCCGTCGCCACTGTGAGTCTCGCAGACGAAACATCTTCTTCTTCAAGCGTGGGATCTATTATCAGTCTGTCGCCTATTTTAACTGTTGTACATGATATGGGCACCGATCTGAGTGGCAGCCTGTAATCCTCCCCCTTGCCAAGTCTCTTTGCAGGGACAACGGTGTTCTTAAGTGCGCTGACAGCAGCTATCGAGGCCGCGTCAAAGAGGTTGCCGTCATAATCCAGCGGATAAATATCAATGTACAGGACCCAGACTTCCTCTTTGGGCTTGATGCAGAGTGCAGCCATGTCTATGAGCTGACTCTCTCTGATTCCTCTGTCCACGACACGCGAAAGCTCTATTGCGCTCGGCGACGGCGGTCCGCTTTCGAAATCTTCCGAAGCCATCGGAATCAGCTCAACGTTTGTTGTGAGCACACCTTTGTCTGGAGAGTCGTCGAACGGCTCGCCGACATCCATCTTTATTCCTACAACAACCTCTGTATTTCCCAGCCTGAGTCTTGAGGATCCTTCCGCAGTCTCTATCGTTCCGGTCTCAACGGTAATTTCCCTGAATTCGTCGAATTTCCTGCCATCCGTTCTTACGCCGCGTGAAAGCACATTGAGGATGTGTCCCCTTTTCACATCCGACATCGGACTCCTTGAAAGCATTTCAGTTCGCCTCCTCTGTTTTTGTCTCCTCTTCAGAAAGTATGACGGAATATTTCCTTTTGAGCGCTTCCTGCTGGAGAGCGTATATCTTTGAGCAGCCGCCCATGGCAAGTTCAATCGCCCTGTCAAACTCCTCCTGTGTCATGTGGCCGTCCATCTGCAGAAGGAGTATTTCCCCCGTTCTCGGCAGATATGCAAGCGGAACATCGGCCTGGCCGAAGTTGTCCTCTTCCTTGTTCAGGTCAAGTACTATTGTGTCTGCAACCTTGCCTGCAGCGCAGGCCGGCACGAGATCCCTCATCGGTATTCCCGCATCAGCGAGCGCTACCGATGCGGCTGTAAGGCCAGCACATCTGGTGCCGGCATTGGCCTGGAGCACCACAATGTAGACGTCTATGGAAGTTCTCGGAAACTGCTCCAGAAAAACGACATGCTCCAGCGCTTCAGAGAGTATCTTGGAAATTTCCACCGATCTTCTGTCGGGGCCCGGTCTCTTTCTGTCGTCCACAGAGAATGAAAGCATATTGTAGTTGCACTGGACGATGGCCCTGGTCGGATCCTGCAGATGCCTGGGGTGGCATTCCCTTGGTCCGTACACGGCCGCAAGTATCTTGTTCTTTCCCATTTCGACATAAGCTGAGCCGTCGGCCCGCTTCAGAACCCCTGCCTCGATCCTTATCGGCCTCAGCTCGTCAGCTCTCCTGCCGTCAATCCTCTTTCCGTTTTCGTCAATCAGTTTTAGCCCTTCAGGCATATCCATGCTCATTAAAACACCAACCGTGAGTATCTCTTATCTATTTTTCAGGTTATCCTCGAGGAATTCCCTGATCCTGTTTGTAAGGCCGAAAGTCTGGGCCTCCATGTCTATGATCCTGAGTGCCTTGGCAACCACCAGGACCCTTTCTATTTCACCGTCAATCCAGATGCGTCCATTCCTTCCGACTATTATCCTGCATCCTGACATGGACCTAAGCATCTCTATCATTGAGCTGTTCTTGCCAACAACTCTGGCAACCTTTCCGAAAGGTATGTCCACGATGTGGCCGCCGTTCAGCTTGCGCAGCCTCTGGTCCCTCATCGTCACCTGTACATGCTTCGAGTCGTCCACCGAAAGGATTTCGGCAATCACATTGTCCCCTATGTCCAGATATTTGGAAGTGGCATTGAATTCAACCTTCCAGGGGGACTCGGAGGCGTGAAGAAGAGCGGGGTAGGGAGAATTGATGTCAAGCAGCCAGCTTGATGCATTTATCTCCGAGACAGTGCCGATTACCTCCTCCTCCCTGAACGGTATGTACTTCCCGCCAAGCGGGATGATGTCGACATAATTCCCTCTCATTGACTTCAGACCCAGTGTGGAGGAGTAGAATCTCCCGTCCTTCCTGTACATTCCAAACCCCGCCTTCCTACCTGCACACTCCACAGGTTCCCCGGGTACAACAATATCCCTAACTTCGGAACCTGAACGGGCCATTTCACTTCACTTTCCAGTATCGACCTGAATATGAATTCTAAATCCACACTCTATTTTAATATTTTGGTCTCTGCCTTGCCCTTGGTTTTGTGCCCGATCTTCTCAAAAAGATCTGTCTGCATCCCTGCCGGTATCTCCAGTATTCCCACCCAGTGACCGTCATTCTGCCACTCTTCCCTCGTTATTTTGCCGAAGTGAAGGAGATCCTCATAGCAGCGGCCATAATCCTCCCCGCTCAGTTTTATCGCGATCTTCGCATTCTCAAACCTTATCGGTATCAGCGGCCTTAGTGCATCCAGCACTTCCTGAACCTGTGATTCCGCAGACTTGAATGGATCAATTCTGACCCTCGCCTCTTCCATGGCTGCCTCAATCCTGGCCAGCGGATGAGGGGTCCTGGTCTGCGGATTTATTGCGTTTCTTGCTATGATGGTGGCCACCTGCTTCCGTTTTGTCTCCGCCATGATGCGGCGCTGCTCGGTTGTCAGCTGGACCTGCCCCTTCTGGAGTATGGTACGGGCCACCTGTCCTATATCGTCCGTGTCGAAAAATTCCTTCAGTTTTTCCGGCGACTGCTTTGTCCCTTTTTTAGCATCCTTGAAGATTTCCTCGACGGCCATGTGGTTTGCGACGTCAACCTCCTTCCCTTCCTTCAGGTATTTGACTATGC includes:
- a CDS encoding plasma-membrane proton-efflux P-type ATPase: MGAGTEAGRNRTDFQHISLDNAFAALHSGSGGLTENEAAHRVADYGLNEVREERENSLFKFLKKFWAPVPWMLEITALLTFILHKYLSLYIITFLLFFNSVVSYVQEHNAENAVELLKKKLSINARVKRDGEWKIVPAKNIVPGDVVRVRLGDIVPSDIKIIEGQVLVDQSMLTGESMPVEKGAGDVIFSGSTVKRGELNGLVITTGKNTYFGKTTELVQSASTESHLEQLILGIVKYLIALDIILVIALTAYSILLNVSLTDILPFSLVVLIASVPVALPVTFTIAMAVGALELSSKGVLVSRLTAVEDAASMDTLCLDKTGTITVNELTVKDPKPFNCDIALLMRYASLASDAASQDPIDNAILDYARRMKLNVDYSKRRLFVPFDPSTKRTEAFVLEDSSELRIVKGAPQVISSIAGRADEIAEETYGFSKKGFRTIAVAAGRNGKMEIIGLIPLYDPPRADSRRFISDIKALAIKPIMITGDNEAIAELVVDETGIGKKVCKGSEVRNSAGRIIECDSFAEVYPEDKYDIVTALQSAGHVTGMTGDGVNDAPALKKAEVGIAVANATDVAKASASIVLTHEGLEDIVEAVRSGRRIYQRMLTYTLNKIIKTLQVAIFLTVSFFIVGFLVTTPSDVILLLFANDFVTMSVATDNVRYSEKPEKWNVGSLVGSSAFLALPVILEMFFTLWLGIHLAMGVKEIQTFVFDALVFTGQFTIYMVRERGRFWSSMPGKYLLAASASDIVFITLISTYGFLVTPVPFEYILLILLFTFVFMVVTDQGKNIVFRHFSV
- a CDS encoding universal stress protein; translation: MKKDPVEIRTIVCATDLSEKSEKACEVAVSIAKQREGSRLVFVSVVKSIYVAMGDIAYGTEVVMENEEKYAREVETKLKRMVTRAKKLGVGNCEAIVRRGDPHHVLVEIINEIKPDLVVMGNRRPGYKKGIFLGSVSSRVAADSPTSVLIVR
- a CDS encoding FAD-dependent oxidoreductase; the encoded protein is MSYDYDAVVLGGGGAGYTAAFGLSDAGMNVLMLDPKGELGGNCLFEGCIPSKTYWLGAKSTESMPFCRTSAEIDFKKLVGWKNEIQEKRFAQHRAEIGERSTLVFMPEEGRLVDEHTVSVGQRRITGKYVVVATGSEPVVPENFRDGITTHDLLKPDTPLVDVPETLGIIGGGYIGIEMAGIFAKLGSQVTIFCNRILPPVSQEIQLLLERRLIELGVKLERQKAKGVKFSDGSKAVLLDGGSKKFSEVLVAVGRRPNLRNISLEFRLNSRGFIDVSPGMRTQYGNIFAPGDVNGKHMLFHVAVQEGWIAARNILEGGRERMLIDYSSVPYAVYSDPQVAWTGLWKEDATGKGFDVECRRYALAGDARMQIENSETGWIDIVVIPGTGRIIGAQAVGADADLVIGELSIILSQGISIYELSRISQPHPTQLEGIIDLSRRLKTDG
- a CDS encoding Re/Si-specific NAD(P)(+) transhydrogenase subunit alpha, which encodes MAITVAVPKETSAGERRVSMVPEAAARLSKSGFSIQVESGAGAGSYYSDSDYEKAGAGIVKDRRSLLSSADIVLAVQPPKPEDIMLMKQEAIAIGFMNPFRNEKGIRAMQKAKVSAFALELVPRITRAQGMDALSSQATVGGYKAVLIAADNMPKFLPMLTTAAGTIRPAKVLVLGAGVAGLMAIATAKRLGAMVEAYDVRRAAGEQVRSLGAKFLELQINAEGTGGYARELTPEEKKQEEAMVREAVAQADAIITTANIPGKKAPRLVSKEMVMSMKPGSVIVDMAAESGGNCELTKVDETVTENGVTIFGPSNLPGQIPFHSSQMYAKNLQSFLSLLVTKEGNLVSDFSDEILAASLLVYKGEIRFGPVKELLEGKK
- a CDS encoding NAD(P) transhydrogenase subunit alpha gives rise to the protein MTSDVYAALYIVVLAALVGYEVISRVPVILHTPLMSGSNFIHGIVLVGAIIALGYAQTPLEDGIGFVAVIMASLNVTGGYAVTERILQMFERNKTKGNKGA
- a CDS encoding NAD(P)(+) transhydrogenase (Re/Si-specific) subunit beta, with amino-acid sequence MSHPLTARSGIVWAGWAMLLAILVTFLLPGMRNIPLIVIGVAIGGGIGWVAAKRVAMTDMPQMVAIYNGMGGGAAGAIAAVELLRSTSVASLAALSVAGGLIGGISIAGSIIAFLKLQGWIRQRAITYPLQQPGNIAVLLIALIMGALVVDPSSIHGAFQPLLPFFVFSLAFGFLMALPIGGADMPVVISLFNALTGLAVALDGFALTNYAMIIAGTLVGAAGSMLTLVMAKAMNRSIPNILFGAFGAKEEEQGEIKGSMKPIEADDVAVMLAYANSVIIAPGYGMAVAQAQQKVKELMDLLEAKGVTVKFAIHPVAGRMPGHMNVLLAEAGVPYDHLFDRDEINQEFGNTDVVLVIGANDVVNPAARRQGSPLFGMPILDVDRAKNVIVLKRGQGKGFSGVENELFYGDNTKLLYGDAQDSVSRVIQALKKL
- a CDS encoding DHH family phosphoesterase, which encodes MAESASPVIVLHPHADPDCVASACALSKRFGIGDLWSPSKPDRAGNLLLKKHSASLLAKFPEGATAAIIVDTSDITVIPEQFRDRVIIVIDHHEIDRQPEHCISLTDSTAPSCSEIVYDIITDGGHAIDGETAGILLAGILADTGRLKRAKPSTLRKCAELLETAGLEMDSKELSVDGQRDMSELTAILKGMQRMVFRSLSGFTVCCSHASAFESSVAGMLLTAGADVAFVASEDSGSVRVTGRAAAVAIGKGFSLITVFRNVAQGFGGTFGGHAGAAVLSSEGDMEALLNSCAAESVEWIQERQGAARPNDA
- a CDS encoding prefoldin subunit beta, with protein sequence MNDISPKLQNQINQYQQMQQQIQVIASQRYQLEAQLKELTRALEELNKLDADSSIYKNIGSLMIRVKDRETVIRELSEQKETLDIRVKTVERQEKHLRERYQSLQDELSRELGQKKDESN
- a CDS encoding DNA-directed RNA polymerase subunit P, which produces MYKCIKCGEPIRSGVNTFGLQCDRCGSKIFVKDRPSVKKQLTAK
- a CDS encoding 50S ribosomal protein L37ae, with the protein product MSGSAKKVGSVARFGPRYGVRIRSRILEIEKDAAKEIACPRCGAYSVGRVSTSIYACRHCGHKYAGRAYVGQFRKTVVSHELEAAAAAEKEDGK
- a CDS encoding exosome complex protein Rrp42, coding for MLSRSPMSDVKRGHILNVLSRGVRTDGRKFDEFREITVETGTIETAEGSSRLRLGNTEVVVGIKMDVGEPFDDSPDKGVLTTNVELIPMASEDFESGPPSPSAIELSRVVDRGIRESQLIDMAALCIKPKEEVWVLYIDIYPLDYDGNLFDAASIAAVSALKNTVVPAKRLGKGEDYRLPLRSVPISCTTVKIGDRLIIDPTLEEEDVSSARLTVATDENGDIRAMQKGGTGHFTIEEVRSAIKMSASAGNLIRKKL